A genomic region of Caulobacter sp. NIBR2454 contains the following coding sequences:
- a CDS encoding ArsC family reductase, protein MITMYGIKNCDTVAKARKWLDDKGVAYAFHDYKAAGIDRPHLQAWVDELGWETVLNRAGTTFRKLPEADRQDLDADKAIALMQAQPSMIKRPILDLGDRRLVGFKPDLYSAAF, encoded by the coding sequence ATGATCACCATGTACGGCATCAAGAACTGCGACACCGTCGCCAAGGCCCGCAAATGGCTGGACGACAAGGGCGTCGCCTACGCCTTCCACGATTACAAGGCCGCCGGGATCGACCGGCCGCATCTTCAGGCCTGGGTCGACGAGCTCGGCTGGGAGACGGTGCTGAACCGCGCCGGGACCACCTTCCGCAAGCTGCCGGAAGCCGACCGCCAGGACCTGGACGCCGACAAGGCCATCGCCCTGATGCAGGCCCAGCCCTCGATGATCAAGCGCCCCATTCTCGACCTCGGCGACCGCCGCCTGGTGGGCTTCAAACCGGACCTTTATTCGGCGGCCTTCTAG
- a CDS encoding RNA polymerase sigma factor produces the protein MNTGWSDEALVAAARAGSDAAFMRLVQRHEGALRGFLRRSLGGSAAEADDLAQEVFLIAWSNLGGLKDPGRVRSWLCGMGWRKARDRMRSQRRDAARDGAWLEIAEATPGLSAEDRLAVAQAMGELSEGQRACVTLCMVEGWSHAEAAEALDLPLGTVKSYVDRGRARLLTALGGRDGK, from the coding sequence ATGAACACGGGGTGGAGCGACGAGGCGCTGGTGGCTGCGGCCCGCGCCGGCTCGGACGCGGCCTTCATGCGGCTGGTTCAGCGGCACGAGGGCGCGCTCCGCGGCTTCCTGAGGCGAAGCCTGGGGGGATCGGCGGCGGAGGCGGACGATCTGGCGCAGGAGGTCTTTCTCATCGCCTGGAGCAATCTGGGCGGGCTCAAGGACCCGGGGCGGGTGCGGTCCTGGCTGTGCGGCATGGGCTGGCGCAAGGCCCGCGACCGAATGCGGTCCCAGCGACGGGACGCGGCGCGAGACGGAGCCTGGCTGGAGATCGCCGAGGCGACGCCGGGCTTGTCGGCCGAGGACCGGCTGGCCGTGGCCCAGGCCATGGGCGAGCTTTCCGAGGGGCAAAGAGCCTGCGTCACGCTCTGCATGGTCGAGGGCTGGTCGCACGCCGAGGCGGCCGAAGCGCTGGACCTGCCGCTCGGAACGGTGAAATCCTATGTGGACCGGGGCAGGGCTCGCCTGCTCACCGCGCTGGGAGGGCGAGATGGGAAATGA
- a CDS encoding DUF6249 domain-containing protein, with translation MEILIPLAPFIMVVAIVVIPKWLRSRERQEMQATIRAAIDKGQELPPELIEAMSKDVKVRKVSTAQSDIRTGIILIAVGAGIAAFGWMVGYEESDAVYPLMGIGLIPGLIGIAYVVLSFFNPNKTDRIEKQV, from the coding sequence ATGGAAATTCTCATTCCGCTCGCGCCATTCATCATGGTCGTCGCGATCGTCGTCATTCCGAAGTGGCTGAGAAGCCGTGAACGTCAAGAGATGCAGGCCACTATCCGGGCCGCCATCGACAAGGGGCAGGAACTTCCGCCGGAACTCATCGAAGCGATGAGCAAGGATGTGAAGGTCCGTAAGGTTTCGACCGCTCAAAGCGACATCCGCACCGGCATTATTTTGATCGCGGTCGGCGCAGGCATCGCCGCCTTCGGTTGGATGGTCGGCTACGAGGAAAGCGACGCCGTTTACCCGCTGATGGGCATTGGCCTCATTCCTGGCCTGATCGGGATCGCCTACGTCGTTCTGAGCTTCT